The Pantoea sp. At-9b genome includes a window with the following:
- the bioD gene encoding dethiobiotin synthase, whose protein sequence is MKTLFITGTDTAVGKTVVSRALLQCFAQNGQCAVGYKPIAKSAKPTPEGLRNKDALLLQQASGLALPYAAINPITLEEDEISTSPTHQIDYPLMSKGLAALQERSPHVVVEGTGGWRSLMNDLQPLSNWVQKEQLPVVLVVGIKEGCISHALLTADAVAQDGLPLVGWVANRINPGLAHYAEIIDVLSEKLHAPLLGELPYLPRAEQRELSGYLDLSLLAYPVSHSDSAKPAA, encoded by the coding sequence GTGAAAACACTCTTTATCACCGGTACTGACACCGCGGTGGGCAAAACCGTGGTTTCCCGCGCACTGTTGCAGTGCTTTGCACAGAATGGTCAATGCGCCGTAGGTTATAAACCTATCGCAAAGAGTGCCAAACCCACGCCTGAGGGTTTGCGCAATAAAGATGCGCTGCTGTTGCAGCAGGCTTCTGGCCTGGCATTACCTTATGCCGCGATCAATCCCATTACCCTGGAAGAGGATGAAATCAGCACCAGCCCAACCCATCAGATTGATTATCCGCTGATGAGCAAAGGACTGGCGGCGTTACAGGAACGTTCACCCCATGTGGTGGTCGAGGGAACAGGCGGCTGGCGCAGCCTGATGAATGACCTGCAACCGCTGTCAAATTGGGTGCAAAAGGAACAACTGCCGGTGGTGTTGGTGGTCGGCATCAAAGAAGGATGCATCAGCCACGCTTTACTGACCGCCGATGCGGTGGCACAGGATGGCCTGCCGTTGGTGGGTTGGGTAGCAAATCGCATCAACCCTGGCCTGGCACATTATGCGGAAATCATTGATGTATTGAGTGAAAAACTGCATGCGCCACTGCTGGGTGAATTGCCTTATCTGCCGCGGGCAGAACAACGTGAGTTAAGCGGTTATCTCGATCTGTCCCTGCTGGCGTACCCGGTTTCGCACAGCGACAGTGCAAAACCTGCCGCCTGA
- a CDS encoding MFS transporter, whose product MSRSSQAVTLDEDEVSVVPASAPASVTWIERGSPQFMRVTLALFSAGLATFALLYCVQPILPVLSQQFGVSPAASSISLSLSTGLMALGLLVTGPLSDAIGRKSVMVTALMLAALCTVISAMMTSWHGILLMRALIGLSLSGVAAVGMTYLSEEIHPRVIAFSMGLYISGNSIGGMSGRLLTGVLTDLFSWRIAIGVIGCFSLASALMFWKILPASRHFRPASLRPHNLLINFRLHWRDKGLPLLFAEGFLLMGAFVTLFNYIGYRLLSAPWFLSQAVVGLLSVVYLTGSWSSPKAGAMTSRFGRGPVMITATAIMLCGLLLTAFNTLWVILPGMMLFTAGFFAAHSVASGWIGPRARRAKGQASSLYLFSYYVGSSVAGTLGGVFWHSFGWGGVTAFISVLLVLALLVGWRLQCRQL is encoded by the coding sequence GTGAGTCGCTCTTCTCAGGCAGTGACACTCGATGAGGACGAAGTGTCCGTCGTGCCTGCTTCTGCTCCAGCGTCAGTAACATGGATTGAACGCGGTTCGCCGCAATTTATGCGTGTTACCCTTGCCCTGTTCTCGGCTGGTCTTGCCACGTTTGCCCTGCTGTATTGCGTCCAGCCGATTCTGCCGGTGTTATCCCAGCAGTTTGGCGTCTCTCCGGCGGCCAGCAGTATCTCGCTGTCGTTATCAACCGGGTTGATGGCGCTGGGTTTGCTGGTCACCGGACCGCTGTCCGACGCCATTGGTCGTAAGTCGGTGATGGTGACGGCCTTGATGCTCGCCGCGCTGTGCACCGTGATTTCCGCCATGATGACCAGCTGGCACGGTATTCTGTTGATGCGTGCCCTGATTGGTTTGTCGTTAAGTGGCGTTGCGGCGGTGGGGATGACCTACCTGAGTGAAGAGATTCATCCGCGAGTGATCGCCTTTTCAATGGGCTTATATATCAGCGGCAACTCGATTGGCGGCATGAGCGGTCGCCTGCTGACGGGGGTGTTGACCGACCTCTTCTCCTGGCGCATCGCCATTGGTGTCATCGGATGCTTTTCGCTGGCGTCGGCGCTGATGTTCTGGAAAATCCTGCCCGCTTCACGCCATTTCCGCCCGGCGTCATTACGTCCGCATAATTTGTTGATTAATTTCCGCCTGCACTGGCGTGACAAAGGTCTGCCGCTGCTGTTCGCGGAAGGCTTTCTGCTGATGGGCGCGTTTGTCACCCTGTTCAATTACATCGGTTATCGACTGCTGAGCGCCCCGTGGTTTCTCAGCCAGGCGGTGGTCGGTTTATTGTCGGTGGTGTATCTGACCGGTTCCTGGAGTTCGCCGAAAGCCGGGGCGATGACCAGCCGTTTTGGTCGCGGTCCGGTGATGATTACCGCCACGGCGATCATGCTGTGTGGCCTGTTGCTGACGGCGTTCAATACCTTATGGGTCATCCTGCCGGGTATGATGCTGTTTACCGCCGGTTTTTTTGCCGCTCACTCGGTTGCCAGTGGCTGGATTGGCCCGCGTGCACGTCGGGCAAAAGGCCAGGCCTCTTCCCTCTATTTGTTCAGTTATTACGTCGGTTCCAGCGTCGCCGGAACCTTGGGTGGCGTGTTCTGGCACAGCTTTGGCTGGGGCGGTGTGACCGCATTTATCAGTGTGCTGCTGGTGCTGGCATTGCTGGTCGGCTGGCGTTTGCAGTGCCGCCAACTGTAA
- a CDS encoding ROK family protein → MNLDSQPGHIDQIKQTNAGVVYRLIDHYGPISRIELSKRAQLAPASITKIVREMLDAHLVQETEFQEPGSRGRPAIGLVLDTLAWHYLAIRIQPGYITLTLRDLSSRALQEDRLPLTASPDKPLLQTLQELVDAFFIRHQKQLERLTAIAITLPGLINAASGVVHRMPGYAIEDMPLGETLSQRTGVPVFVQHDISAWTLAESLFGASRGAQDVIQIVIDETVGAGVITGGQLLHKSGRALVEIGHTQIDPYGQQCYCGNHGCLETVASIGSLLNLAAQRLLHQPDSRLHDVPLTIESLCQAAQEGDRLASDVIAGVGHHIGRMLAMMVNIFNPRQILIGSPLNQAPGVLFPAVTSTIRQQALPAYSDEIQLAPTAFNDPGTLGAAALIKDALYSGYLLIKLLQG, encoded by the coding sequence GTGAATCTGGACAGTCAACCTGGCCACATTGATCAAATCAAGCAGACCAACGCAGGTGTGGTTTACCGATTGATCGATCATTACGGCCCGATTTCGCGTATTGAACTGTCCAAACGTGCGCAACTCGCTCCGGCCAGTATCACCAAAATCGTGCGCGAAATGCTGGACGCACATCTGGTGCAGGAAACGGAGTTTCAGGAGCCGGGCAGCCGTGGTCGTCCAGCGATTGGTTTGGTTCTCGATACCCTCGCCTGGCACTATCTGGCAATCCGCATTCAACCCGGTTATATCACCCTGACATTACGCGATCTCAGCAGCCGTGCCTTACAGGAAGATCGCCTGCCATTGACCGCCAGCCCGGATAAACCCTTGCTACAGACGTTGCAGGAGTTGGTTGACGCTTTCTTTATTCGTCATCAGAAACAGCTGGAGCGTTTGACCGCTATCGCCATCACCTTACCCGGTCTGATCAATGCCGCCTCCGGCGTGGTGCACCGCATGCCGGGCTACGCGATTGAAGATATGCCGTTGGGTGAAACCCTGTCTCAACGCACCGGGGTGCCGGTGTTTGTCCAACATGATATTTCGGCCTGGACGCTGGCCGAATCGCTGTTCGGTGCTTCACGCGGTGCGCAGGACGTGATCCAGATTGTGATCGATGAAACCGTCGGTGCCGGGGTAATTACCGGTGGGCAACTGCTGCACAAAAGCGGGCGGGCGTTGGTGGAAATTGGTCATACCCAGATTGATCCCTATGGTCAGCAGTGCTACTGCGGCAACCACGGTTGTCTGGAAACCGTGGCCAGCATCGGCAGTCTGCTCAACCTCGCGGCGCAACGTTTACTCCATCAACCGGACAGCCGTTTGCATGACGTACCGCTGACGATTGAATCCTTGTGTCAGGCGGCACAGGAGGGCGATCGTCTGGCGAGTGATGTGATTGCCGGGGTCGGACACCATATTGGCCGCATGCTGGCGATGATGGTGAATATTTTTAATCCACGACAAATTCTTATCGGTTCGCCGCTCAATCAGGCACCCGGCGTGTTGTTTCCCGCCGTGACCAGCACCATTCGCCAGCAGGCGTTACCCGCCTACAGTGATGAAATCCAACTGGCCCCCACGGCATTTAACGATCCTGGCACCCTGGGTGCGGCGGCGTTAATCAAAGATGCCCTTTATTCGGGTTATTTGCTGATAAAACTGCTTCAGGGCTAA
- a CDS encoding LysR family transcriptional regulator codes for MNVELRHLRYFIAVAEELHFGRAAIRLNISQPPLSQQIQQLEQEIGAQLFTRTNRSVQITAAGQQFLQDARGILLQVEQAASRAARLHNGQEGELRIGFTSSAPFTGLVSDALYHFRQRWPAVHIQMQEINTRQQLAPLHEGRLDLGVMRNTPLPSDLQHQLLLREPLCAVVHWAHPLADAEAISIQALANEPFVFFDPLGGTALYGEILALLHRYQIKPFITQEVGEAMTILGLVATGLGVSILPASFRRARLADVVWLPLHEADALSEVWLVWSATREPSAQMANMMKLLQRNAET; via the coding sequence ATGAATGTTGAACTCCGTCATCTTCGCTATTTCATTGCGGTGGCTGAAGAACTGCATTTTGGCCGTGCCGCCATTCGTCTCAACATTTCGCAACCACCGCTCAGCCAGCAGATCCAGCAACTGGAACAGGAAATTGGCGCGCAGTTGTTTACCCGTACCAATCGCAGCGTGCAGATCACTGCCGCCGGGCAGCAATTTTTACAGGATGCGCGCGGGATTTTGCTGCAAGTGGAACAGGCCGCCAGTCGGGCGGCCCGCCTGCACAACGGCCAGGAAGGGGAACTGCGTATTGGCTTCACCTCCTCCGCGCCTTTTACCGGGCTGGTCTCCGATGCGCTTTACCATTTCCGTCAGCGCTGGCCAGCCGTGCATATCCAGATGCAGGAGATCAACACCCGCCAGCAACTGGCACCGTTACATGAAGGGCGTCTCGACCTCGGCGTGATGCGCAATACGCCGTTGCCAAGTGATTTACAGCATCAATTGTTGCTGCGGGAACCCTTGTGTGCGGTGGTGCATTGGGCGCATCCGCTGGCTGATGCAGAGGCGATCTCGATTCAGGCGCTGGCGAATGAACCTTTTGTCTTTTTCGACCCGCTAGGGGGAACGGCCTTATATGGCGAGATTCTGGCGTTGTTGCACCGCTACCAGATCAAACCGTTTATTACCCAAGAAGTGGGCGAAGCGATGACGATCCTCGGCCTGGTGGCAACCGGGCTGGGCGTGTCCATTTTACCGGCATCCTTCCGCCGTGCACGACTGGCGGATGTCGTGTGGCTTCCGCTCCATGAAGCCGATGCGCTTTCTGAAGTGTGGTTGGTGTGGTCAGCAACGCGCGAACCGAGTGCGCAAATGGCAAATATGATGAAGCTGTTACAACGTAACGCTGAAACTTAA
- the osmV gene encoding osmoprotectant ABC transporter ATP-binding protein OsmV: MIKLENLTKTFTQKNGTAFNAVDNVSLEVPAGEMCVLLGPSGCGKTTTLKMINRLIPATSGNILINGEDTSAQDTVTLRRNIGYVIQQIGLFPNMTIEENITVVPRMLGWDKKRCRERATELMSMVALDPTKFLHRYPREMSGGQQQRIGVIRALAADPPVLLMDEPFGAVDPINREVIQNEFLDMQRQLKKTVMLVSHDIDEALKLGDRIAVFGQGKIVQCASPDELLAKPANDFVGSFVGQDRTLKRLLLVQAGDVTDQQPTITVQRSTPLAEAFATMDDNDMRSVTVVDNDGKPLGFVKRREARGASGRCEEMLHTFTVTGKAEENLRVVLSKLYEHNLVWMPIVDEDGRYSGEISQDYIADYLSSGRTRRRLNP; the protein is encoded by the coding sequence ATGATTAAACTGGAAAACCTGACGAAAACCTTTACCCAGAAAAACGGTACGGCGTTTAACGCCGTCGATAACGTCAGCCTGGAGGTTCCTGCCGGGGAAATGTGCGTGCTGCTCGGCCCTTCCGGTTGCGGCAAAACCACCACGCTGAAGATGATTAACCGCTTGATCCCGGCTACCAGCGGCAACATCCTGATTAATGGCGAAGATACCAGCGCGCAGGACACCGTGACGCTGCGCCGAAATATCGGTTATGTCATTCAGCAAATTGGCCTGTTCCCGAATATGACCATTGAAGAGAACATCACCGTAGTGCCACGCATGCTGGGCTGGGATAAAAAACGTTGCCGCGAACGTGCCACTGAGCTGATGAGTATGGTGGCGCTTGATCCAACCAAGTTCTTACATCGTTACCCACGGGAGATGTCGGGCGGTCAACAACAGCGGATCGGCGTGATCCGCGCACTGGCGGCGGACCCGCCGGTGTTGCTGATGGATGAACCCTTCGGTGCCGTTGACCCGATTAACCGTGAGGTGATCCAGAACGAGTTTCTCGATATGCAGCGTCAGCTGAAAAAAACCGTCATGCTGGTGAGCCATGATATTGATGAGGCGCTGAAGCTGGGCGACCGCATCGCGGTGTTCGGCCAGGGTAAAATTGTGCAGTGTGCCAGCCCGGACGAGTTGCTGGCAAAACCGGCCAATGATTTTGTCGGCTCGTTTGTCGGTCAGGACCGTACCCTGAAACGTTTGTTGCTGGTACAGGCGGGTGATGTCACCGACCAACAACCGACCATCACCGTACAACGCAGCACGCCACTGGCGGAGGCTTTTGCCACCATGGACGACAACGATATGCGTTCGGTAACCGTGGTCGACAATGACGGTAAACCGCTGGGTTTTGTGAAACGCCGCGAAGCGCGCGGTGCCAGTGGGCGCTGTGAAGAGATGCTGCATACCTTTACCGTTACCGGTAAGGCAGAAGAGAACTTGCGTGTGGTGTTGTCGAAACTGTACGAACACAATCTGGTGTGGATGCCGATTGTGGATGAAGATGGCCGCTATAGCGGGGAGATCTCGCAGGATTATATTGCGGATTATTTGAGTTCCGGGCGAACCCGGCGGCGGTTAAATCCTTAA
- a CDS encoding ABC transporter permease, with protein MQNASLARRTGLAVLAIVLVVGLLVWGLGLDTLRARKVDLIYLGQQHLFLVFWSMFFALLVGIPSGILLSRPFARRWAEYVMQIFNVGNTLPPLAVLALAMVIVGIGDRPALIALFLASLLPIVRNTYAGLSAVPPSLLEAANGIGMTKFQRLRQVEIPNALPVILAGVRIATAINVGTAPLAFLIGASSYGELIFPGIYLNDFPTLILGAVATALFALILDMLLAALGRYLSPHAAA; from the coding sequence ATGCAAAATGCATCGCTTGCCCGACGAACCGGGTTAGCAGTGCTTGCCATTGTGCTGGTGGTTGGCCTGCTGGTGTGGGGACTCGGGCTGGATACCCTGCGCGCCCGTAAGGTGGACCTGATCTACCTTGGGCAGCAGCATCTGTTCTTGGTGTTCTGGTCAATGTTCTTTGCGCTGCTGGTGGGGATTCCCAGCGGGATTCTGCTGAGTCGCCCGTTTGCCCGTCGCTGGGCCGAGTACGTGATGCAGATCTTCAACGTTGGCAATACCCTGCCGCCGCTGGCAGTGCTGGCTCTGGCGATGGTGATTGTCGGTATCGGCGATCGTCCGGCGTTGATTGCGCTGTTTCTCGCCTCTTTGCTCCCCATCGTGCGGAATACCTATGCCGGACTGAGCGCGGTTCCCCCGTCGCTACTGGAAGCCGCCAACGGTATTGGCATGACCAAATTTCAGCGCCTGCGTCAGGTGGAGATTCCCAACGCGTTGCCGGTGATCCTCGCCGGGGTGCGTATTGCCACTGCTATCAATGTCGGCACCGCACCGCTGGCGTTCCTGATTGGTGCCAGCAGCTACGGTGAGCTGATTTTTCCGGGTATTTACCTCAATGACTTCCCGACGCTGATCCTCGGCGCAGTGGCAACCGCCCTGTTTGCGCTCATCCTCGACATGCTGTTAGCGGCGCTGGGACGTTATCTCAGCCCGCATGCAGCGGCATAA
- a CDS encoding nucleobase:cation symporter-2 family protein: MSHSDEKGLLYGLEQRIGPAPAFFAALQHVLASVVGIITPPLIIGSVLGLQAYIPYLISMSLLVSGLGTFIQARRFMGIGAGMICLQGTSFAFLGVILSGGLLVKARGGSPEEIMAMIFGCNLVAALIPMLISRCVASLRKVLTPVVTGTVITLIGISLIKVSITDWAGGHNAADFGAPWNLALGALTLLVIVALNRSRNRWARLVAVVAGIAVGCIAAALTGHLQLKPMAESSWLVLPGFFRFGFNFDWAIFVPIALVSVISVIEAVGDLTANCLLSRQPIEGEGFQRRLQGGILADGLSCVLAAMFSAFPNTTFAQNNGVIQMTGVASRYVGMVIGLMLVLLGVFPVIGNLLQQIPAPVLGGATLVMFGSVVAAGIRVMTQTPLGRREMLIVAVSFGLGLGVEAVPEVLKQFPMLVTNLFGHAVTTGGILAIVLNLILPSEQANPALATTAAEDSH; encoded by the coding sequence ATGTCGCACTCAGATGAAAAAGGTTTGCTGTATGGGCTGGAACAGCGTATTGGCCCAGCCCCCGCATTTTTTGCCGCACTGCAACATGTGTTGGCCAGCGTGGTGGGCATCATCACGCCACCGCTGATTATTGGTTCGGTACTGGGGTTACAGGCGTATATTCCTTATCTGATTAGCATGTCGTTACTGGTTTCAGGGCTGGGTACCTTTATTCAGGCGCGTCGCTTTATGGGTATCGGTGCCGGTATGATCTGCCTGCAAGGCACCAGTTTTGCGTTTCTTGGCGTGATCTTATCCGGTGGCTTGCTGGTGAAAGCGCGTGGCGGCTCCCCGGAAGAGATCATGGCGATGATCTTCGGCTGTAACCTGGTTGCTGCACTGATCCCGATGTTGATCAGCCGTTGTGTGGCCTCGTTGCGCAAGGTGTTAACGCCGGTGGTGACCGGTACGGTGATCACCCTGATCGGCATCAGCCTGATCAAGGTCAGCATCACCGACTGGGCCGGTGGTCACAATGCTGCCGATTTCGGGGCACCCTGGAACCTGGCGCTGGGGGCTCTGACGCTGTTGGTGATTGTAGCGCTGAACCGTTCGCGTAACCGCTGGGCGCGTCTGGTGGCGGTGGTGGCAGGCATTGCGGTCGGCTGCATTGCCGCCGCACTGACGGGCCATCTGCAACTCAAACCGATGGCCGAGAGCAGCTGGCTGGTGCTGCCGGGCTTCTTCCGCTTTGGTTTCAATTTTGACTGGGCGATCTTTGTGCCGATTGCGCTGGTGTCGGTGATTAGCGTGATTGAGGCCGTCGGAGATTTAACCGCCAACTGCCTGCTGTCACGTCAGCCGATTGAGGGTGAAGGTTTCCAGCGTCGTTTGCAGGGCGGTATCCTCGCGGATGGTCTCAGTTGTGTGCTGGCCGCGATGTTCTCGGCGTTCCCCAACACCACCTTTGCGCAGAACAACGGCGTCATTCAGATGACCGGTGTCGCCAGCCGTTATGTCGGCATGGTGATTGGCCTGATGCTGGTGCTGCTGGGGGTTTTCCCGGTGATTGGCAACCTGTTGCAGCAAATTCCCGCACCGGTATTGGGTGGGGCGACGTTGGTGATGTTTGGCAGCGTGGTTGCCGCCGGTATCCGGGTGATGACACAAACACCGCTCGGACGCCGCGAGATGCTGATTGTGGCGGTCTCTTTTGGTCTGGGACTGGGGGTTGAAGCGGTGCCGGAGGTGCTGAAACAGTTCCCGATGCTGGTCACCAATCTGTTTGGTCATGCGGTGACCACCGGGGGAATTCTGGCGATTGTGCTGAACCTGATTTTGCCGTCAGAACAGGCGAACCCCGCACTGGCAACCACTGCCGCAGAGGACTCACATTAA
- a CDS encoding MDR family MFS transporter: MTESAEIQTGNRHWVLIACMLAMFMAAIEVTIVATAMPTIIADLGGFSHFGWVFSIYLLTQAVTVPLYGRLADMWGRKTLFFIGVSLFLSGSVLCGFAHSMTWLIVFRAFQGLGAGAIMPLTTTIVADIYAPRERASVQGWLSSVWGVAAILGPLSGAWLVQHFSWAVIFWVNLPIGILSMLLLARFLPAREQRQHSTLNITGCAWLMISVSALLIALLQAEVLGYWLLLFLLLALIAAVLLKRHEQRASAPLFPLAIWRSRLIVAGNAGNLIIGAAMMGISAFLPTWIQGITGGTPLQAGSALAMMSIGWPLASTLSGRLMLVTSYRFTAQLGALLLIAGSALLLLLRADSSLMQAGLTAFVIGTGMGMTSTTFLVSVQNHAHYDIRGICTASIMFSRMLGSAIGTALMGAVLNYNLMRRLPEASDPMQKIMSHDSRQALPHGTLQEWITQIASSLHWVFVVALLIALLTLWIAWLMPHQRPENGD, from the coding sequence ATGACTGAGAGCGCAGAAATTCAAACCGGTAACCGCCACTGGGTCCTGATCGCCTGCATGCTGGCGATGTTTATGGCGGCGATTGAGGTCACGATCGTGGCCACCGCCATGCCGACCATCATTGCTGACCTCGGCGGTTTTTCGCATTTTGGCTGGGTATTTTCCATCTATCTGCTGACCCAGGCGGTAACCGTGCCGCTTTATGGTCGGCTGGCCGATATGTGGGGGCGCAAAACGCTGTTTTTTATCGGTGTCTCGCTGTTTCTGAGCGGATCGGTGCTGTGTGGTTTTGCCCACAGTATGACGTGGCTGATTGTGTTCCGGGCGTTTCAGGGCTTAGGCGCGGGTGCCATCATGCCGCTGACCACCACCATTGTGGCGGATATCTATGCTCCGCGAGAGCGCGCCAGCGTGCAGGGCTGGCTCTCCAGCGTCTGGGGCGTGGCGGCCATTCTGGGGCCGTTAAGTGGTGCCTGGCTGGTGCAGCACTTCAGTTGGGCGGTGATCTTCTGGGTCAACCTGCCGATTGGCATACTCTCCATGTTGCTGCTGGCGCGCTTTCTGCCTGCGCGGGAACAACGCCAGCACAGCACGCTGAATATTACCGGCTGTGCCTGGTTGATGATCAGCGTCAGCGCGCTGCTCATCGCCTTATTGCAGGCCGAAGTGCTGGGATACTGGCTGTTGCTGTTTCTGCTGCTGGCGTTGATCGCTGCGGTGCTCCTCAAACGTCATGAACAACGCGCCAGTGCACCGTTGTTTCCCCTGGCTATCTGGCGCAGCCGCTTGATTGTGGCGGGCAATGCCGGGAACTTGATCATTGGTGCCGCAATGATGGGCATCAGTGCTTTCCTGCCGACCTGGATTCAGGGGATTACCGGCGGTACGCCGTTACAGGCGGGCAGTGCGCTGGCGATGATGTCGATTGGCTGGCCGCTGGCCAGCACCCTGAGCGGCCGTCTGATGTTGGTCACCTCCTACCGTTTCACCGCACAACTGGGGGCGCTGCTGCTGATTGCCGGTAGCGCCTTGTTGCTCTTGCTGCGTGCCGACAGCAGCCTGATGCAGGCGGGGCTGACTGCTTTTGTTATTGGTACCGGCATGGGGATGACCAGCACCACGTTCCTGGTTTCGGTACAGAATCACGCACATTACGACATTCGCGGCATCTGCACCGCGTCGATCATGTTCAGCCGGATGCTGGGATCGGCGATTGGTACGGCGTTGATGGGGGCGGTGCTGAATTACAATCTGATGCGTCGCTTACCCGAAGCGAGCGATCCGATGCAAAAAATCATGTCGCATGACAGTCGCCAGGCGTTACCGCATGGCACCTTACAGGAATGGATCACGCAGATTGCCAGTTCATTACATTGGGTGTTTGTGGTGGCGTTGTTGATCGCGCTGCTGACGCTGTGGATCGCCTGGCTGATGCCGCACCAGCGGCCAGAGAACGGGGATTAA
- the osmW gene encoding osmoprotectant ABC transporter permease OsmW, which produces METLHYIMDNWDSLLALTWQHTWLVLVAVGFAIIVGVPLGILIVRFKWLATPVLGIATIVLTIPTIALFGLMIPLFSLIGQGIGALPAITAVFLYSLLPIVRNTHTALENLPPGLREAGRGIGMTFWQRLRWVEIPMALPVIFGGIRTAVVMNVGVMAIAAVIGAGGLGLQLLDGISGSDVRMLIAGALMICLLAIVLDWLLHRLQSALTPKGIR; this is translated from the coding sequence ATGGAGACCCTGCATTACATCATGGATAACTGGGACAGCCTGTTGGCCCTGACGTGGCAGCACACCTGGCTGGTGCTGGTTGCGGTGGGCTTTGCCATTATCGTTGGCGTCCCTCTCGGGATTTTGATTGTGCGCTTTAAGTGGCTGGCGACGCCGGTACTGGGCATCGCCACCATTGTGCTGACCATTCCAACCATCGCGCTGTTTGGCCTGATGATCCCACTGTTCTCACTCATCGGCCAAGGGATTGGTGCCCTGCCAGCCATTACCGCCGTGTTTCTCTATTCGCTGTTGCCGATTGTGCGTAACACCCATACTGCGCTGGAGAATCTGCCGCCGGGGCTGCGCGAAGCAGGTCGCGGCATTGGCATGACCTTCTGGCAACGTCTGCGCTGGGTGGAGATTCCCATGGCGCTGCCGGTCATCTTCGGCGGTATCCGCACCGCTGTGGTGATGAACGTTGGCGTGATGGCAATTGCTGCGGTGATCGGCGCGGGAGGCCTGGGTTTACAGCTGCTGGACGGTATCAGCGGCAGTGATGTGCGTATGTTAATTGCCGGTGCGCTGATGATTTGTTTGCTGGCTATTGTGCTTGACTGGCTGCTGCACCGTTTGCAGTCAGCGCTGACTCCTAAGGGGATTCGCTAA
- a CDS encoding glycine betaine ABC transporter substrate-binding protein, with amino-acid sequence MATANLLARWIKRSALALTATLALSQMAAAATPLVMATKSFTEQHILSAMTVMWLQKKGFQVIPKTNIATTIGRNAMINKQIDMTWEYTGTSLIIFNHITKPMSSQEAYDTVKQLDGKLGLVWLDPAPMNNTYAFAMQRARADKEGISTMSQLVAKLEQIRKTDPDHNWKLGLDLEFAGRSDGLVPLQKAYNMPLDRPQIRQMDPGLVYNAVKEGFVDAGLIYTTDGRVKGFDLKVLEDDKHFFPSYNVTPVVRKDVLDSHPGLAEALNQLSPLITDEAITEMNKRVDIDHQSPEQVARDFLKSKNML; translated from the coding sequence ATGGCCACTGCCAACCTGTTGGCGCGCTGGATAAAACGTAGCGCGCTGGCTCTGACCGCAACCCTGGCGCTTAGCCAGATGGCTGCGGCTGCCACACCGCTGGTGATGGCGACCAAAAGTTTTACCGAGCAACACATTCTGTCCGCCATGACCGTGATGTGGCTGCAAAAGAAAGGGTTTCAGGTGATCCCGAAAACCAACATCGCGACGACCATCGGTCGTAATGCCATGATCAATAAACAGATTGATATGACGTGGGAATACACCGGTACCTCGTTAATCATCTTCAATCACATCACCAAACCGATGTCATCACAGGAAGCCTATGACACGGTGAAGCAACTTGACGGCAAGCTGGGGCTGGTGTGGCTCGATCCGGCACCGATGAACAACACTTACGCGTTCGCCATGCAGCGCGCGCGTGCCGACAAAGAAGGCATCAGCACGATGTCGCAACTGGTGGCAAAGCTGGAACAGATCCGCAAAACCGACCCGGACCATAACTGGAAATTGGGACTGGATCTGGAGTTTGCCGGACGTTCGGATGGTCTGGTTCCGCTGCAAAAAGCCTACAACATGCCGCTCGACCGCCCGCAGATTCGCCAGATGGACCCCGGGCTGGTGTACAACGCCGTCAAGGAAGGCTTTGTCGATGCCGGTCTGATCTACACCACCGACGGACGGGTAAAAGGCTTTGATCTCAAGGTGCTGGAAGATGATAAGCACTTCTTCCCAAGTTACAACGTCACGCCGGTGGTGCGAAAAGACGTGCTGGACAGCCATCCCGGACTGGCCGAGGCGCTGAATCAGCTGTCACCGCTGATCACCGACGAGGCCATCACCGAGATGAACAAGCGCGTCGATATCGATCATCAGTCACCCGAACAGGTGGCGCGTGATTTCCTTAAATCAAAAAACATGCTGTAA